The proteins below are encoded in one region of Amycolatopsis magusensis:
- a CDS encoding APC family permease — translation MPGTGLWRTKSVEQSIADTDEPDTKLRRNLSAWDLTVFGVAVVIGAGIFTLTARTAGDFAGPSVSVAFVLAAIACALAALCYAEFASTVPVAGSAYTFSYATFGEFMAWIIGWDLVLELAVGAAAVSKGWSVYLETVLGYLFGDGTRTTFDVGGLTVDWGALLLVLALATVLTLGTKLSSHVSMVITGIKVAVVLFVIVLGFFYVKGSNYTPFVPPSQPGGESGGGVEQSLFSALLGGEGSTFGAFGLLAGASLVFFAFIGFDIVATTAEETKNPQKSVPRGIFGSLAIVTVLYVAVSLVVVGMVNYTELSTGTKADGSPDRKTLASAFSANGVDWAANIISIGALAGLTTVVMVLMLGQIRVIYAMSRDGLMPRRLAKTGNRGTPKNATLIVGLLVAVAATFFPADKLEEMVNVGTLFAFILVSAGVIVLRRTRPDLPRAFRVPWVPVIPIAAIVACLWLMLNLTVLTWLRFLAWMALGVVVYFAYGRRHSLLGKRIKDEGATASPLPVDGADPKKK, via the coding sequence TTGCCCGGCACGGGGTTGTGGCGCACGAAGTCGGTGGAGCAGTCCATCGCGGACACCGACGAACCGGACACCAAGCTGCGAAGAAACCTCAGCGCCTGGGACCTGACGGTCTTCGGCGTCGCGGTGGTCATCGGCGCGGGCATCTTCACCCTCACCGCGCGGACAGCCGGTGACTTCGCCGGCCCGTCGGTCTCGGTGGCCTTCGTGCTCGCCGCGATCGCCTGCGCGCTGGCGGCGCTCTGCTACGCCGAATTCGCCTCGACGGTGCCGGTGGCGGGCAGCGCGTACACCTTCTCCTACGCCACCTTCGGCGAGTTCATGGCCTGGATCATCGGCTGGGACCTGGTGCTGGAGCTGGCGGTCGGCGCGGCCGCGGTGTCCAAGGGCTGGTCGGTGTACCTGGAGACGGTGCTCGGCTACCTCTTCGGCGATGGCACCCGGACCACCTTCGACGTCGGCGGCCTGACCGTCGACTGGGGTGCGCTGCTGCTGGTGCTCGCCCTGGCCACGGTGCTGACGCTGGGCACCAAGCTGTCCTCGCACGTGTCGATGGTGATCACCGGCATCAAGGTCGCCGTGGTGCTGTTCGTCATCGTGCTCGGCTTCTTCTACGTCAAGGGCTCGAACTACACGCCGTTCGTGCCGCCGTCGCAGCCGGGCGGCGAGTCCGGCGGCGGGGTCGAGCAGTCGCTGTTCTCCGCGCTGCTCGGCGGTGAGGGCAGCACCTTCGGCGCGTTCGGCCTGCTGGCCGGGGCCTCGCTGGTGTTCTTCGCGTTCATCGGGTTCGACATCGTGGCCACCACCGCGGAGGAGACGAAGAACCCGCAGAAGTCCGTGCCGCGCGGCATCTTCGGCTCGCTGGCCATCGTCACCGTGCTGTACGTGGCGGTCTCGCTGGTGGTGGTCGGGATGGTGAACTACACCGAGCTGTCCACCGGGACCAAGGCGGACGGCAGCCCCGACCGCAAGACGCTGGCCTCGGCGTTCTCCGCGAACGGGGTCGACTGGGCGGCGAACATCATCTCGATCGGCGCGCTGGCCGGGCTGACCACCGTGGTGATGGTGCTGATGCTGGGGCAGATCCGGGTCATCTACGCCATGTCGCGCGACGGCCTGATGCCGCGCCGGCTGGCCAAGACCGGCAACCGCGGCACGCCGAAGAACGCCACGCTGATCGTGGGCCTGCTGGTCGCCGTGGCGGCCACCTTCTTCCCGGCGGACAAGCTGGAGGAGATGGTGAACGTGGGCACGCTGTTCGCGTTCATCCTGGTCTCGGCCGGGGTGATCGTGCTGCGCAGGACCCGGCCGGACCTGCCGCGCGCGTTCCGCGTGCCGTGGGTCCCGGTCATCCCGATCGCGGCGATCGTCGCCTGCCTGTGGCTGATGCTGAACCTGACCGTGCTGACCTGGCTGCGCTTCCTGGCCTGGATGGCGCTGGGCGTGGTCGTCTACTTCGCCTACGGC
- a CDS encoding cation diffusion facilitator family transporter: MAASGGTKAILAALFANAGIATAKFVGFLITGSSSMLAESVHSVADTSNQGLLLLGQKTSKRKATKEHPFGFGRDRYFYSFIVALMLFTLGAAFALYEGIHKLQHPEDLKSPIVAVVILVVAIALESYSFYTAIVESKKIKGDATWWGFIRQSRTPELPVVLLEDAGALFGLVLALLGVGLATITGDPVFDALGTICIGLLLGVIAIILIIEMKSLLIGEGATDKELRTIEDELAAGKVERVIHIRTQYIGPDELLVAAKLALRPGLETAEVAQAIDDAEHRVRAKVPAARLIYLEPDLDRNLAERVERH; encoded by the coding sequence GTGGCAGCAAGCGGCGGGACCAAGGCGATTCTGGCGGCGTTGTTCGCCAACGCCGGGATCGCGACGGCCAAGTTCGTCGGGTTCCTGATCACCGGTTCGTCCTCGATGCTGGCCGAGTCGGTGCACTCGGTCGCCGACACCTCGAACCAGGGTCTGCTGCTGCTCGGGCAGAAGACCTCGAAGCGCAAGGCCACCAAGGAGCACCCCTTCGGGTTCGGCCGCGACCGGTACTTCTACTCGTTCATCGTCGCGCTGATGCTGTTCACCCTCGGTGCGGCCTTCGCGCTGTACGAGGGCATCCACAAGCTCCAGCACCCCGAGGACCTCAAGTCGCCGATCGTCGCGGTGGTCATCCTGGTGGTGGCGATCGCGCTGGAGAGCTACAGCTTCTACACCGCGATCGTCGAGTCGAAGAAGATCAAGGGCGACGCCACGTGGTGGGGCTTCATCCGCCAGTCCCGCACCCCGGAGCTGCCGGTGGTGCTGCTCGAGGACGCGGGCGCGCTGTTCGGCCTGGTGCTCGCGCTGCTCGGCGTCGGCCTGGCCACCATCACCGGCGACCCGGTCTTCGACGCGCTCGGCACCATCTGCATCGGCCTGCTGCTCGGCGTCATCGCGATCATCCTGATCATCGAGATGAAGAGCCTGCTGATCGGTGAGGGCGCCACCGACAAGGAGCTGCGCACCATCGAGGACGAGCTGGCCGCCGGCAAGGTCGAGCGCGTCATCCACATCCGCACCCAGTACATCGGGCCGGACGAGCTGCTGGTCGCCGCGAAGCTCGCGCTGCGCCCCGGCCTGGAGACCGCCGAGGTCGCGCAGGCCATCGACGACGCCGAGCACCGCGTGCGCGCGAAGGTACCGGCGGCCCGGCTGATCTACCTGGAGCCGGACCTCGACCGGAACCTGGCCGAGCGCGTCGAACGGCACTGA
- a CDS encoding beta-glucosidase family protein, whose product MRITELVPGLDLDTKAALLAGRDVWTLPAVAEIGLGSLVMSDGPVGVRGVHWTADDPSVTLPSPTALAATWDSALAERAGRLLAQEARRKDVHVLLAPTVNLHRTPVGGRHFECYSEDPLLTGTIGAGFVRGVQSGGVAAAVKHFVANDSETDRFTVDVRADERTLRELYLAPFEQIVAEARPWAVMAAYNGVNGSLMTENDRLCNGILRDEWGFDGIVVSDWLAARHTTRGANGGLDVAMPGPKTVFGKRLARAVRAGEVAEETVDAMVARVLLLASRVGALDGFPAPADHSTLDGTELAREIARRSFVLLRNENSVLPLTKPRRIAVLGQAATEARILGGGSATVFPSSVVSPLEGLRAAAPDGVEISHAVGADPRTTLRPALDGFLLETVVRDKDQHVLGRYPLGEGAVSWIGDLPRGLSAKRIGTVAITGTFVPSVSGQHLLSCTGAGDLRFTVGRRTLFDGKHLPDGEDLVTAIMSTKEKRFALDFTAGDAVEVELVYEPPALPEEDEGFAWISFGIGHSAPSASEDELLDEAAALAAGADVAVVVVATTPEVETEGVDRTSLALPGRQDELVARVAAVNPNTVVVVNAGSPVEMPWTDEVAAVLLTWFPGQAGGTALADVVFGNEEPGGRLPTTWPTRMADSPVLRVRPEGGVLPYEEGVFIGYRAWDRSGRTPAYWFGHGLGYTTWTYESATVEPDGVRVRVTNSGDRPGREVVQVYLRSSEEDRPRRWLAGFAVVSAAPGESVEAVIPLPERAFATWTDDGWHVRPGDYPVDIGHALDDIRLTTLTRCWRPGCRAV is encoded by the coding sequence ATGCGAATCACCGAGCTGGTGCCCGGACTGGACCTGGACACCAAGGCCGCGTTGCTGGCCGGGCGGGACGTGTGGACGCTGCCGGCGGTGGCCGAGATCGGGCTCGGATCGCTGGTCATGTCGGACGGCCCGGTCGGCGTCCGCGGCGTGCACTGGACCGCCGACGACCCGTCGGTGACCCTGCCGAGCCCGACGGCGCTCGCCGCGACCTGGGACAGCGCGCTGGCCGAGCGCGCCGGGCGGCTGCTCGCGCAGGAGGCCCGGCGCAAGGACGTGCACGTGCTGCTCGCGCCGACGGTCAACCTGCACCGGACGCCGGTGGGTGGCAGGCACTTCGAGTGCTACTCCGAGGACCCGCTGCTCACCGGGACGATCGGCGCCGGCTTCGTCCGCGGGGTGCAGTCGGGCGGGGTGGCGGCCGCGGTGAAGCACTTCGTGGCCAACGATTCCGAGACCGACCGCTTCACCGTGGACGTCCGCGCGGACGAGCGCACGCTGCGCGAGTTGTACCTCGCGCCCTTCGAGCAGATCGTCGCCGAGGCGCGGCCGTGGGCGGTGATGGCCGCCTACAACGGCGTCAACGGCTCGCTGATGACCGAGAACGACCGGCTGTGCAACGGAATCCTGCGTGACGAGTGGGGTTTCGACGGGATCGTGGTATCCGACTGGCTGGCTGCCCGGCACACCACGCGCGGCGCGAACGGCGGCCTCGACGTCGCCATGCCGGGCCCGAAGACGGTGTTCGGCAAGAGGCTGGCGCGGGCCGTGCGCGCCGGTGAGGTCGCCGAAGAGACGGTCGACGCGATGGTGGCGCGAGTGCTCCTGCTGGCGAGCCGGGTCGGGGCACTGGACGGCTTCCCGGCTCCCGCAGATCACTCCACTTTGGACGGCACTGAGCTGGCACGGGAAATCGCGCGCCGCTCGTTCGTCCTGCTGCGCAACGAGAATTCCGTGCTCCCGTTGACGAAACCACGGCGGATCGCGGTGCTCGGGCAGGCGGCGACCGAGGCCAGGATCCTCGGCGGCGGCAGTGCGACGGTGTTCCCGTCGTCGGTCGTCTCGCCGCTGGAAGGCCTGCGCGCGGCGGCGCCGGACGGTGTGGAGATCAGCCACGCCGTGGGCGCCGACCCGCGCACCACACTGCGACCCGCGCTCGACGGCTTCCTGCTGGAAACGGTCGTCCGCGACAAGGACCAGCACGTGCTGGGGCGGTACCCGCTCGGCGAAGGCGCGGTCAGCTGGATCGGCGACCTGCCGCGCGGGCTCAGCGCGAAGCGGATCGGCACGGTCGCGATCACCGGCACGTTCGTGCCTTCGGTGTCCGGCCAGCACTTGCTGAGCTGCACCGGGGCCGGCGACCTGCGGTTCACCGTGGGCAGGCGGACGCTGTTCGACGGGAAGCACCTGCCCGACGGCGAGGACCTGGTCACCGCGATCATGTCCACCAAGGAGAAGCGGTTCGCACTGGACTTCACCGCCGGGGACGCGGTGGAGGTCGAGCTGGTCTACGAACCGCCCGCCCTACCGGAAGAAGACGAGGGATTCGCCTGGATTTCCTTCGGTATCGGGCATTCCGCGCCGAGCGCCTCCGAGGACGAACTGCTCGACGAGGCCGCGGCACTGGCCGCCGGCGCGGACGTGGCGGTGGTGGTCGTGGCGACCACACCCGAGGTGGAAACCGAAGGCGTGGACCGGACTTCGCTGGCGCTGCCGGGCAGGCAGGACGAGCTGGTGGCCCGCGTCGCCGCCGTCAATCCGAACACGGTCGTGGTGGTCAACGCCGGTTCACCGGTGGAAATGCCGTGGACGGACGAGGTCGCGGCGGTGCTGCTGACCTGGTTCCCCGGGCAGGCCGGTGGGACCGCACTGGCCGACGTGGTGTTCGGCAACGAGGAGCCGGGCGGGCGGCTGCCGACCACCTGGCCCACGCGGATGGCCGACAGCCCGGTGTTGCGGGTGCGGCCGGAGGGCGGCGTTCTTCCTTACGAGGAAGGCGTTTTCATCGGCTACCGCGCCTGGGACCGCAGTGGCCGCACGCCCGCGTACTGGTTCGGGCACGGGCTCGGCTACACGACTTGGACGTACGAATCGGCGACCGTCGAACCGGACGGCGTGCGCGTCCGGGTCACGAATTCCGGCGACCGGCCGGGTCGTGAGGTCGTGCAGGTCTACCTGCGTTCGTCCGAAGAGGACCGGCCACGGCGCTGGCTCGCCGGGTTCGCCGTGGTGAGCGCAGCTCCCGGGGAATCGGTGGAAGCGGTCATCCCGCTGCCGGAACGCGCCTTCGCCACCTGGACCGACGACGGCTGGCACGTGCGACCCGGCGACTACCCGGTCGACATCGGCCACGCGCTCGACGACATCCGCCTGACCACGCTCACGCGTTGCTGGCGACCAGGCTGCCGAGCAGTTTGA
- a CDS encoding helix-turn-helix domain-containing protein gives METTNPLGQFLRARRSQARPEDAGLAPGPRRRVSGLRREEVALLAGVSTDYYIRLEQGRERNPSAQVLDALARALDLDEETAAHLHQVARPARRRRPVAADRVSPNLVRTMAAWPDTPAVVIGPYLNVLARNALGGALFAGHQYSDDLLRLVFLDPGARTFYPDWDRVAVNTVGALRAAATDHDDPRLIEVVGELSVKSAEFRKLWARHDIRQKTRETKRFQHPLVGPLSLDYESLTVNSAPGQQLVIYQAEPASPSAEALKLLGSLVASNA, from the coding sequence ATGGAGACGACGAACCCGCTGGGCCAGTTCCTCCGGGCCCGCCGGTCGCAGGCGCGGCCGGAAGACGCCGGCCTGGCGCCCGGACCCCGGCGACGGGTGAGCGGGCTCCGGCGGGAAGAGGTCGCGTTGCTGGCCGGGGTCAGCACGGACTACTACATCCGCCTGGAGCAGGGGCGCGAGCGCAACCCGTCGGCGCAGGTGCTGGACGCGCTGGCGCGGGCGCTGGACCTGGACGAGGAGACAGCGGCCCACCTGCACCAGGTCGCGCGCCCGGCACGCCGCCGCCGTCCGGTCGCCGCGGACCGGGTCAGCCCGAACCTGGTGCGCACCATGGCCGCCTGGCCGGACACCCCGGCCGTGGTGATCGGGCCCTACCTGAACGTGCTGGCGCGCAACGCGCTGGGCGGCGCGTTGTTCGCCGGGCACCAGTACAGCGACGACCTGCTGCGCCTGGTCTTCCTGGACCCCGGCGCACGCACGTTCTACCCGGACTGGGACCGCGTGGCGGTGAACACCGTCGGCGCCCTGCGCGCGGCGGCGACCGACCACGACGACCCGCGGCTGATCGAGGTCGTCGGCGAGCTGTCGGTGAAGAGCGCCGAGTTCCGCAAGCTCTGGGCGCGGCACGACATCCGGCAGAAGACCCGTGAGACCAAGCGCTTCCAGCACCCGCTGGTGGGCCCGCTGTCGCTGGACTACGAAAGCCTGACCGTGAACAGCGCGCCGGGCCAGCAACTGGTGATCTACCAGGCCGAACCGGCCAGCCCGTCGGCCGAAGCCCTCAAACTGCTCGGCAGCCTGGTCGCCAGCAACGCGTGA
- the manA gene encoding mannose-6-phosphate isomerase, class I — MELLRNAVRPYAWGSRTTIPELLGRPVPAPHPEAELWMGAHPGDPSKVVGPDGVERSLLELVEADPVAQLGDRCAGAWGNRLPFLLKILAAEEPLSMQAHPSADQAAEGYAREEAAGIARDAANRNYPDPTAKPELVCALTEFHALAGFRDPTRTVKLLNAIETPGLAKYTSLLAAQPDSDGLRALFTTWITLPQATLDELLPEVLDACVLHVKDHGEFDTECRTILELGEAHPRDAGVLAALLLNRLVLRAGEAIYLPAGNLHLYLHGTAVEILANSDNILRCGLTPKHVDVPELLRVVDFAAVEMPVLKGEPSTCGAVYRTDAREFELSRLEWAASDRESVVADCGGPQILLCTEGALRIQAEDGRELELNRGQSIWLAAVDPAVRITPTGDAPAQLFRATAGTC, encoded by the coding sequence GTGGAGCTGCTGCGCAATGCCGTGCGGCCCTACGCATGGGGATCGAGGACCACCATCCCCGAGCTGCTGGGCCGCCCGGTGCCGGCCCCGCATCCGGAGGCCGAACTCTGGATGGGCGCGCACCCCGGTGACCCGTCGAAGGTGGTCGGGCCCGACGGGGTCGAGCGCAGCCTGCTCGAACTGGTCGAGGCCGACCCGGTGGCGCAGCTGGGCGACCGGTGCGCCGGTGCCTGGGGCAACCGGCTGCCGTTCCTGCTGAAGATCCTGGCCGCCGAGGAGCCGCTGTCGATGCAGGCGCACCCGTCGGCCGACCAGGCCGCCGAGGGGTACGCCCGCGAAGAGGCGGCGGGTATCGCGCGTGACGCGGCGAACCGGAACTACCCGGACCCGACCGCGAAGCCCGAACTGGTCTGCGCGCTCACCGAGTTCCACGCGCTGGCCGGGTTCCGCGACCCCACGCGCACGGTGAAGCTGCTCAACGCGATCGAGACACCCGGCCTGGCGAAGTACACCAGCCTGCTCGCCGCGCAGCCGGACTCCGACGGGCTGCGCGCGCTGTTCACCACCTGGATCACGCTGCCGCAGGCCACGCTGGACGAGCTGCTGCCCGAGGTGCTGGACGCGTGCGTGCTGCACGTGAAGGACCACGGCGAGTTCGACACCGAGTGCCGGACCATCCTGGAGCTGGGCGAGGCGCACCCGCGTGACGCCGGGGTGCTGGCCGCGCTGCTGCTGAACCGGCTGGTGCTGCGCGCGGGCGAGGCGATCTACCTGCCCGCCGGCAACCTGCACCTGTACCTGCACGGCACGGCCGTGGAGATCCTGGCGAACTCGGACAACATCCTGCGCTGCGGGCTGACCCCGAAGCACGTCGACGTGCCCGAGCTGCTGCGCGTGGTGGACTTCGCCGCCGTCGAGATGCCGGTGCTCAAGGGCGAGCCGAGCACCTGCGGGGCGGTCTACCGGACCGACGCGCGGGAGTTCGAGCTGTCCAGGCTCGAATGGGCGGCGAGCGACCGGGAGTCCGTGGTCGCCGACTGCGGTGGCCCGCAGATCCTGCTGTGCACCGAAGGCGCGCTGCGCATCCAGGCCGAGGACGGTCGTGAGCTGGAGCTGAACCGCGGGCAGTCGATCTGGCTGGCGGCGGTCGACCCGGCGGTGCGGATCACCCCCACGGGGGACGCGCCGGCGCAGCTGTTCCGTGCCACCGCGGGCACCTGCTGA
- a CDS encoding SIS domain-containing protein has product MVIDDTLIDDPSRLADVDSRGLLRATAMAGAQVRATTEAAAELGLADRLDVGRPRALVLLARPGVGRTVTNVLAALLTPTCPVPIVVSEFVPSWIGALDVVLAHTEQAEDRELAASLERAARYGATVVLSAPPEGPVAASVSGRGLLLAPRVPVPPELSFPRALVAGLLTANALGLLVADVESLADQLDAEAERDQPNHESFVNPAKALALQLADRTPLLWGLDPVALAVAGHAAHSFASHSAVVCDVADYHQALARPALHRVAVGSTTERDIFADPDEGGLPQPRVLLLSLRSGPGAEAARRQAEDMLAGVDVIAPAEEIDADEPTRAAVLALRFELAAIYLGLAAGSIGGAGRYTSATA; this is encoded by the coding sequence ATGGTGATTGACGACACGCTGATCGACGACCCGTCGAGACTGGCCGACGTCGACTCGCGGGGCCTGCTCCGCGCCACCGCGATGGCCGGGGCGCAGGTCCGCGCGACCACCGAGGCGGCGGCCGAGCTCGGCCTGGCCGACCGGCTGGACGTCGGCCGCCCGCGGGCGCTGGTGCTGCTGGCCCGGCCGGGGGTCGGGCGCACGGTGACGAACGTGCTCGCCGCGCTGCTCACCCCGACCTGCCCGGTGCCGATCGTGGTCAGCGAGTTCGTGCCGTCCTGGATCGGCGCGCTCGACGTGGTGCTCGCGCACACCGAGCAGGCCGAGGACCGGGAGCTGGCCGCGTCGCTGGAGCGGGCCGCCCGCTACGGCGCGACCGTGGTGCTCTCGGCGCCGCCGGAGGGGCCGGTGGCCGCTTCGGTCTCCGGCCGTGGCCTGCTGCTCGCGCCGCGGGTGCCGGTGCCGCCCGAGCTGTCGTTCCCGCGCGCGCTCGTGGCCGGGCTGCTCACCGCGAACGCGCTGGGCCTGCTGGTCGCCGACGTGGAGTCGCTCGCCGACCAGCTCGACGCCGAAGCCGAACGCGACCAGCCCAACCACGAGTCGTTCGTCAACCCGGCGAAGGCGCTGGCGCTGCAACTGGCCGACCGCACCCCGCTGCTGTGGGGCCTGGACCCGGTCGCGCTGGCCGTGGCCGGGCACGCCGCGCACTCCTTCGCCTCGCATTCGGCGGTGGTCTGCGACGTGGCCGACTACCACCAGGCGCTCGCCCGCCCGGCGCTGCACCGCGTGGCCGTCGGCAGCACCACCGAGCGCGACATCTTCGCCGACCCGGACGAGGGCGGCCTGCCGCAGCCCCGTGTGCTGCTGTTGTCGCTGCGTTCCGGGCCGGGTGCCGAAGCCGCCCGCCGCCAGGCGGAGGACATGCTCGCCGGGGTCGACGTGATCGCCCCCGCCGAGGAGATCGACGCCGACGAGCCCACCAGGGCGGCGGTGCTCGCGCTGCGGTTCGAGCTCGCCGCGATCTACCTCGGGCTGGCCGCGGGGAGCATCGGCGGGGCAGGCCGCTACACGTCCGCGACCGCGTGA
- a CDS encoding Trm112 family protein yields the protein MAVTLDEQLLEILACPSEDHAPLRPGSPEDPEADALTCTSCGRVYPVRDGIPVLLLDEAVERAEQDPASDGD from the coding sequence ATGGCCGTAACGCTTGACGAGCAGCTGCTCGAGATCCTGGCTTGTCCGTCGGAGGATCACGCGCCGTTGCGGCCGGGGTCCCCGGAAGACCCCGAGGCCGACGCGCTCACGTGCACTTCGTGTGGCCGGGTGTACCCGGTCCGCGACGGCATCCCCGTGCTCCTGCTCGACGAAGCCGTCGAGCGGGCCGAACAGGATCCCGCTTCCGATGGTGATTGA
- a CDS encoding phosphomannomutase/phosphoglucomutase — MSDLSAIVKAYDIRGVVGEQLNADLVRDFGAAFALLVKLDVPTAVVIGHDMRESSPGLAAAFADGVTSQGLDVINIGLASTDQLYFASGSLNLPGAMFTASHNPAKYNGIKLCRAGAAPVGQDSGLAEIRDTVSQGVPEFAGQRGSVTERDVLADYAAHLRKLVDLSANRRLKVVVDAGNGMGGHTVPTVFDGLPIDLVPMYFELDGSFPNHEANPLDPKNLVDLQAKVRETGADAGLAFDGDADRCFVVDERGEPVPPSAVTALVAVRELAKEPGGTIIHNLITSQAVPEIVREHGGQPVRTRVGHSFIKQEMATTDAIFGGEHSAHYYFRDFWKADTGMLAALHVLAALGEQAGPLSELTAQYSRYAASGEINSTVDDQVARQVAVKDAFAGRSGALVDELDGLTVRLEDGSWFNLRASNTEPLLRLNVEAADEQAVRALTDEVLAIVRD, encoded by the coding sequence GTGTCAGACCTGTCGGCCATCGTGAAGGCCTACGACATCCGAGGAGTTGTCGGGGAACAGCTGAACGCCGACCTCGTCCGTGACTTCGGGGCCGCGTTCGCCCTGCTCGTGAAGCTGGACGTGCCCACGGCCGTGGTGATCGGCCACGACATGCGCGAGTCCTCGCCCGGCCTGGCCGCGGCCTTCGCCGATGGCGTCACCTCGCAGGGCCTCGACGTGATCAACATCGGCCTCGCCAGCACGGACCAGCTGTACTTCGCCTCCGGCTCGCTCAACCTGCCGGGCGCGATGTTCACCGCCAGCCACAACCCGGCGAAGTACAACGGCATCAAGCTGTGCCGCGCCGGTGCCGCCCCGGTCGGGCAGGACTCCGGCCTCGCCGAGATCCGCGACACGGTGAGCCAGGGCGTGCCCGAGTTCGCCGGGCAGCGCGGCAGCGTGACCGAGCGGGACGTGCTCGCCGACTACGCCGCCCACCTGCGCAAGCTGGTCGACCTCTCGGCCAACCGCAGGCTCAAGGTCGTGGTGGACGCGGGCAACGGCATGGGCGGGCACACCGTGCCCACCGTGTTCGACGGATTGCCGATCGACCTCGTGCCGATGTACTTCGAGCTCGACGGCAGCTTCCCGAACCACGAGGCCAACCCGCTCGACCCGAAGAACCTGGTCGACCTGCAGGCCAAGGTGCGCGAGACCGGCGCCGACGCGGGCCTGGCCTTCGACGGGGACGCCGACCGCTGCTTCGTCGTCGACGAGCGCGGTGAGCCGGTGCCGCCGAGCGCGGTGACCGCGCTGGTCGCGGTGCGCGAGCTGGCCAAGGAGCCGGGCGGCACGATCATCCACAACCTGATCACCTCCCAGGCGGTCCCGGAGATCGTGCGCGAGCACGGCGGGCAGCCGGTGCGGACCAGGGTCGGGCACTCGTTCATCAAGCAGGAGATGGCCACCACCGACGCGATCTTCGGCGGCGAGCACTCCGCGCACTACTACTTCCGCGACTTCTGGAAGGCCGACACCGGCATGCTGGCCGCGCTGCACGTGCTGGCCGCGCTCGGCGAGCAGGCGGGCCCGCTGTCCGAGCTGACCGCCCAGTACTCGCGCTACGCCGCCTCCGGGGAGATCAACTCCACGGTGGACGACCAGGTGGCGCGCCAGGTCGCGGTCAAGGACGCCTTCGCGGGCCGGTCCGGCGCGCTGGTCGACGAGCTGGACGGGCTGACCGTGCGGCTGGAGGACGGCAGCTGGTTCAACCTGCGTGCCTCGAACACCGAGCCGCTGCTGCGGCTCAACGTCGAGGCGGCCGACGAGCAGGCCGTCCGTGCCCTGACCGATGAGGTTCTGGCGATAGTTCGTGACTGA
- a CDS encoding DUF3499 domain-containing protein gives MPSVRKCSRTGCLEPAVATLTYAYSDSTAVVGPLATASEPHSYDLCEEHALRLTAPRGWEVVRHEGGFAAPQPSGDELTALAEAVREAGRSDGPATRAEPEAPSGRRGHLRVLPDPIKR, from the coding sequence GTGCCGAGCGTACGAAAGTGTTCGCGGACAGGGTGCCTGGAGCCCGCTGTCGCCACGCTGACCTACGCCTACAGCGACTCGACCGCTGTCGTGGGACCGTTGGCGACGGCCTCCGAGCCGCACTCCTATGACCTGTGCGAGGAGCACGCCCTGCGGTTGACCGCGCCGCGGGGCTGGGAGGTCGTGCGCCACGAGGGCGGCTTCGCCGCGCCCCAGCCCTCTGGTGACGAACTCACCGCACTCGCCGAAGCCGTGCGGGAGGCCGGGCGCTCGGACGGGCCCGCCACCCGGGCCGAGCCGGAGGCGCCATCCGGCAGGCGCGGCCATCTGCGGGTCCTGCCGGACCCGATCAAACGCTGA
- a CDS encoding metallopeptidase family protein codes for MARGFRQQQRLRRDRHGRGLRGPLYPASLPAASSRAEKFDALVLDALEPIEARWRHELTKLDVAVDDVPEVRRNGRPANTEGVLHDGSVPLSRLVPAGVDRAGLPTRARIVLYRRPLEARAKDPAELAELVHDVLVEQVAGYLGVEPDVIEGE; via the coding sequence ATGGCTCGTGGATTCCGACAGCAGCAGCGCCTGCGCCGGGACCGGCACGGGCGTGGCCTGCGAGGACCGCTGTACCCGGCCTCGCTGCCCGCGGCTTCGAGCCGCGCGGAGAAGTTCGACGCGCTGGTGCTCGACGCGCTGGAGCCGATCGAGGCCCGGTGGCGGCACGAGCTGACCAAGCTGGACGTGGCGGTCGACGACGTGCCCGAGGTCCGGCGCAACGGCCGCCCGGCGAACACCGAAGGCGTGCTGCACGACGGCTCGGTCCCGCTGTCGCGGCTGGTCCCGGCCGGGGTCGACCGGGCGGGCCTGCCGACGCGGGCGCGGATCGTGCTGTACCGGCGGCCGCTGGAAGCCCGTGCGAAGGACCCGGCGGAACTGGCCGAGCTCGTGCACGACGTGCTGGTCGAGCAGGTCGCCGGCTACCTCGGCGTGGAACCGGACGTCATCGAAGGCGAGTGA